A section of the Leptotrichia sp. HSP-342 genome encodes:
- a CDS encoding FeoB-associated Cys-rich membrane protein, with translation MVKTFIVAVIAAIIVLAVFRKIYKDYKKNKNFCGTDCCSCSGASTCNSHRETEDNKK, from the coding sequence ATGGTAAAAACATTCATTGTTGCTGTGATTGCAGCTATAATTGTGCTTGCAGTCTTTAGAAAAATATATAAAGATTATAAGAAAAATAAAAATTTTTGTGGAACAGATTGTTGTAGCTGTTCAGGTGCTTCAACCTGCAATTCACATAGAGAAACAGAAGATAATAAGAAATAA
- a CDS encoding tyrosine-type recombinase/integrase, producing MAKNRTKKGNGRGSITKTKKNKPYWVRVTDSVTKKRVSLGLYKTKKEAQQKLDEYLFNPYNLETHTMTFEEIFNLFKEAQEKNVAKATFKSYINSYKRCKPLYNLIFRDIKAPQLQSLINSLNCSKGTKSITKGFLSVLYKYAIEMEILTTNRVEHIKLPKESKPKKINIFTGYDIKKLWDNIKIDWVEYILIMIYTGMRIGEAVNLKKENVDLINGIIFGGNKTEKGMNRKIPIRDDIYPIIENLYKDSPTDYLFYNKNWVFKKKNNENKPIRENYFREKFYKTLETLGIEKHETHDCRKTLATFMSKYQLNEVQITDILGHENINTTNDYYIKVDEQELKKSINRIDFFKGVV from the coding sequence ATGGCAAAAAATAGAACTAAGAAAGGAAATGGTAGAGGTAGTATAACAAAAACTAAAAAGAATAAACCTTACTGGGTACGAGTTACAGACTCAGTAACAAAAAAACGAGTATCGTTAGGACTGTATAAAACGAAAAAGGAAGCACAGCAAAAATTAGATGAATATTTATTTAATCCTTACAATTTAGAAACACATACAATGACATTTGAGGAAATATTCAATTTATTTAAAGAAGCTCAAGAAAAAAATGTTGCTAAGGCAACTTTTAAATCTTATATAAACAGTTATAAGAGATGTAAACCATTATATAACCTGATATTTAGGGATATAAAAGCTCCACAATTACAAAGTCTTATAAATAGTTTAAATTGTAGCAAAGGAACAAAAAGTATTACTAAAGGGTTTTTAAGTGTACTTTATAAATATGCTATAGAAATGGAAATACTAACTACAAATAGAGTGGAACATATAAAACTACCAAAAGAAAGCAAACCTAAAAAAATAAATATATTTACTGGCTATGATATTAAAAAATTGTGGGATAATATTAAAATTGATTGGGTAGAATACATTTTAATTATGATTTATACAGGAATGCGAATTGGGGAAGCTGTCAATTTAAAAAAAGAGAATGTTGACTTGATAAATGGAATCATATTTGGTGGAAATAAGACAGAAAAAGGAATGAATAGAAAAATCCCAATTCGTGATGATATTTACCCAATCATAGAAAATCTTTATAAAGATAGTCCTACAGATTATTTATTTTACAATAAGAATTGGGTATTTAAGAAAAAAAATAATGAAAATAAGCCAATTCGAGAAAATTATTTTCGTGAAAAATTTTATAAAACACTTGAAACATTAGGGATAGAAAAACACGAAACTCACGATTGCAGAAAAACATTGGCAACTTTTATGAGTAAATATCAATTAAATGAAGTTCAAATAACAGATATATTAGGACATGAAAATATAAACACAACAAATGATTATTATATTAAAGTAGATGAACAGGAATTAAAAAAATCCATTAACAGAATAGATTTCTTTAAGGGTGTAGTATAA
- a CDS encoding transcriptional regulator, whose amino-acid sequence MNLELKKEMYNILKDKIRDRKLSYKKLSEKMRISESGFNKKINGKYFFTQEEIFLLKRILKLKNSELIQIFF is encoded by the coding sequence TTGAATTTGGAATTAAAAAAAGAAATGTATAATATTTTGAAAGATAAGATTAGGGATAGAAAATTGAGTTATAAAAAATTATCTGAAAAAATGAGAATTTCAGAGAGTGGATTTAATAAGAAAATAAATGGAAAGTATTTTTTTACACAGGAAGAAATATTTTTGTTGAAAAGGATATTGAAATTAAAAAATTCTGAATTAATACAGATATTTTTTTAA
- a CDS encoding protein rep yields MNKEEKYIEYYEKGIKIYEKEEFKDVISEKRLLNIKNCYNEYLYWYNHSEWLHRIFRCKKSACPVCNLKNKAIKFYNFKDRAFELMKEYEVFCLTLNGNNVEIEANKIIKEIDDNNKNLKKLLNRPFMKRIVREYFKVTEIKYTNYDSLPHIHIVLFVIKGVYKHFKINELRQLITQEWKKSKGFNANVELKKVGTQKKLEKTINYLTIAKKKQLTALFNNTNALKTHLEVIDRKRLFVWSRD; encoded by the coding sequence TTGAACAAAGAAGAAAAGTATATTGAGTATTATGAGAAAGGCATTAAAATATATGAAAAAGAGGAGTTTAAAGATGTTATTTCAGAAAAGAGATTATTGAACATAAAAAATTGCTATAATGAGTATTTATATTGGTATAATCATTCTGAATGGCTTCATAGAATTTTCAGATGTAAGAAATCAGCTTGTCCTGTGTGTAATTTAAAAAACAAAGCAATTAAATTTTATAATTTTAAAGATAGGGCCTTTGAATTGATGAAAGAGTACGAGGTGTTTTGCTTAACTTTAAATGGTAATAATGTTGAGATTGAAGCAAATAAAATAATAAAAGAAATAGACGATAACAACAAAAATTTGAAAAAGTTGTTAAATAGGCCCTTTATGAAAAGGATTGTGAGAGAATACTTTAAAGTAACTGAAATAAAGTATACTAATTATGATTCACTTCCACATATACACATTGTTTTGTTTGTTATAAAAGGAGTATATAAACATTTTAAAATAAACGAATTAAGACAACTAATTACTCAAGAATGGAAAAAATCCAAAGGATTTAATGCTAATGTAGAATTAAAGAAAGTTGGAACACAAAAAAAACTAGAAAAAACAATAAATTATTTGACAATAGCAAAGAAAAAACAATTAACGGCTCTATTTAATAATACCAATGCTTTAAAAACTCATTTAGAAGTTATTGATAGAAAAAGATTATTTGTTTGGAGTAGAGATTGA
- a CDS encoding helix-turn-helix domain-containing protein codes for MDEKNKEYNVEIGAIIRNHRKNKKITQIQLAERVGLGKVSIQKYESGERAVPFNVLVNIFKELDINIDVLKKFFKNEEISDFKNILSSLLLGEKSKKKLKQILLFIDYFESLGFSFFITNTLDNENNLRYGTLEDFIRNPKVVIVKAPNNNYFNIGIKDFLRFLTLYSTNNIKNLYSFLEIYHLDRSDTINDPSEIDRIQDLFSEYPLTQESNFEEILEKLDKKNKGV; via the coding sequence ATGGATGAAAAAAATAAAGAATATAATGTAGAAATAGGGGCTATAATACGAAATCATAGAAAAAATAAGAAAATTACACAAATACAGCTTGCTGAAAGAGTGGGATTGGGAAAGGTTAGTATACAGAAGTATGAATCTGGAGAAAGAGCTGTGCCATTTAATGTTTTGGTCAATATTTTTAAAGAGCTGGATATTAATATAGATGTGTTGAAAAAATTTTTTAAAAATGAGGAAATTAGTGATTTTAAAAATATTCTTTCATCTTTACTATTAGGCGAAAAATCAAAAAAAAAATTAAAGCAAATATTACTTTTTATTGATTATTTTGAATCTCTAGGATTTTCATTTTTTATAACAAATACTTTGGATAATGAAAATAACTTAAGGTATGGAACTCTTGAGGATTTTATTAGAAATCCAAAAGTTGTGATAGTTAAAGCTCCAAATAATAATTATTTTAATATTGGCATTAAGGATTTTTTGCGTTTTTTAACTCTGTATTCTACCAATAATATAAAAAATTTGTATAGTTTTTTAGAAATTTATCATTTGGATAGAAGTGATACTATTAATGACCCTTCTGAAATAGATAGAATTCAAGACCTTTTTAGTGAATATCCTTTAACCCAAGAAAGCAATTTTGAAGAAATTTTAGAAAAACTGGATAAAAAAAATAAGGGAGTTTAA
- a CDS encoding OadG family protein: MEKDNDNKVIKILIGVVVILSTIILLSGVFYILNMQKKIIKLEEKQKEQFKPQIEKSVPTTEVVQPQTNNETKEQIQQATNSKVSSQKSKKNSSKKQTIN; encoded by the coding sequence ATGGAAAAAGATAATGACAATAAAGTAATCAAAATTTTAATAGGAGTAGTAGTTATTTTATCTACAATTATACTTCTTAGTGGAGTATTTTATATTTTAAATATGCAAAAGAAAATAATAAAATTAGAAGAAAAACAAAAAGAACAATTTAAACCACAAATAGAAAAGTCAGTACCAACTACTGAAGTAGTTCAACCTCAAACTAATAATGAAACTAAAGAACAAATACAACAAGCAACTAATAGCAAAGTTTCTTCGCAAAAAAGCAAAAAAAATTCCTCAAAAAAACAAACTATTAATTAA
- a CDS encoding lysozyme inhibitor LprI family protein, which translates to MINRMRPVENKLDGYTLDNTSSCTEYVSYREILHKKWDNELNQIYKLLMSKYPESQKIALRNEERAWIKKREKSMDSIASEMNGCIGAAVTIVNSEIDTIKSRAIELARRYDGL; encoded by the coding sequence ATGATAAATAGAATGAGACCTGTTGAAAATAAATTAGATGGATATACTCTTGATAATACAAGTTCTTGCACAGAATATGTCAGCTATCGAGAAATTTTACATAAAAAATGGGATAATGAACTTAATCAAATTTATAAACTATTAATGTCAAAATATCCAGAATCTCAAAAAATAGCACTTCGTAATGAAGAAAGAGCTTGGATAAAAAAGCGTGAGAAATCAATGGATTCTATAGCAAGTGAGATGAATGGATGTATAGGTGCAGCTGTAACAATTGTAAATAGTGAAATTGATACGATAAAAAGTAGAGCTATTGAACTCGCGAGACGGTATGATGGATTGTAG